The genomic stretch TGCCGCGCAACCGCGCCGCGTCCGCCATGACCGCCGACAGCGCCTTGCCGGTATAGGTGTGGTCGAGCGCGAGCCCCGCCGCGTCGCGAATGGCCCGGATAGCTTCCTCAACCTCGGGCGTGATCACGCCGTAACCCGGCCCGAAGAATTCGTGACGCAGCGCAAAGTGCTCTCCCGGAAAACCGGAGAGCGGGAACGATGCGTCGTGCCGATGCAGCAGGTGATTGGTTTCCTCATACAGCGCGCGCGCCTTGGCTTCGCTTGCCAAGCTGGGTTCCGTTACGCGGATGGCCATGACCGATGCGTGCATTTGCGCTGCCTGCAGACCGAGGGCCAGCCCGACGCCGGTGCCGAGTGTCCCGGCGGCGAGATAGATCACGTCGGGTGCGGGCAGGTCGCCCGCGGCTGCCTGCGCGTGCAGTTCCAGCGCCGCGTTCACGTAGCCCAGCGCGCCAATGGGCGAAGAACCGCCGGGCGGGATAATCATGGGCGGCCGGCCATCGCTGCGCCGCCGCCGGTCCACCACGGAGGCGACGGCGGCATCGAGGCGGTCCTTGTCCGGACACAGGTGAAGTTCGGCGCCCACGGTGAGGCTCATGAGCAAATTGCGCCGTACGGCGGGCGCGTTGGGCTGGGGCACGAGCATCGAGATAGCGTCCATGCCGAGCCGCCGTGCGTAGATTGCCGTAGCCAGCGCGTGGTTGGAGCCGGCCCCGCCAAAGGTCATCACGGCCCGGCAGCCGTCG from Candidatus Hydrogenedentota bacterium encodes the following:
- a CDS encoding pyridoxal-phosphate dependent enzyme — its product is MRPLLEAYPGLREPLPLERFATLPTPVARVPGFESLLGAASFHVKRDDLTALEYGGNKVRKLEFLLGRARCDGCRAVMTFGGAGSNHALATAIYARRLGMDAISMLVPQPNAPAVRRNLLMSLTVGAELHLCPDKDRLDAAVASVVDRRRRSDGRPPMIIPPGGSSPIGALGYVNAALELHAQAAAGDLPAPDVIYLAAGTLGTGVGLALGLQAAQMHASVMAIRVTEPSLASEAKARALYEETNHLLHRHDASFPLSGFPGEHFALRHEFFGPGYGVITPEVEEAIRAIRDAAGLALDHTYTGKALSAVMADAARLRGKHVLFLNTYNSRDLDGTVAGLDYRALPREFHPYFEGALETPDTAKPGAPPESI